The genome window gagaagaaaaataaatagagagaaagagagtgAAAATTTTTCTAATCTATGGCTACGGAGTGAGTGAGGGAGAGCGGTGAGAACCGTGGAAAATCTTTAGAATTGTTTAAAGAATTTAGATTTGTTTAGGAGGATAAGTGGAAATAATCCATTGTTTTGTTTCAACTTGCAGGCTACGGCGATTCAGATGCATACAAAAACCTCAGCTTTGACAATCTTGCGTTTTCTTGGGATTAAATAAAATGGAGGAAAAGGACTATAATCTCAGAACTGAGAAGCTTTCCAAACTCTATGCAAATTGGGTGTGACGTTCATCCGAATATTACTGCTGAATATTCACAAACAGAGAGATTCTGAGCAGAATATAACTGCTGGGTTCATCCGTTCtaccaaaaaataattatattacactaaatattttattataccctaattttcataatttactttattaattcctaaactactacacatcattccatataaatttacatactttctgtaaataaatactacaccctaaaaatcaacttaattaacaCGCATCACCTTAATTACTACatattaaatttggtatataaattttaaaaaaaattggtatatacaattctaccaaatttattttttttacatgtaattgaaataatatatttaatttaatattttaatattatagatatttttaattttaattttattttttatttgttttgaatttcaactaaaaaattaaaattgaaaaaattttatttgattcaaatttagatatatatttttaattctatatttaaagtataacaattgacacacacacatacatctatactatatataaaaacaatatcctccaaCAAAATTTTTCCGCCCAAATATAgaggtattttagtaatatggtaattattaattattaattattaattttattaatatagaataataatattaatggcaATCATGATCGCAAcggtaattataataaattgttattgaTCGTAAtcgtaatggtaattattaattattaatatagaataataatattaatggtaaTTGTTACTGTTATTAgcaattggtaattggtaatattaatgGTAATTGTTAGTTATTGTTATTAGCAATTGATCATAATCGTTATGATAGAATTATGATTGGTAATTgataattggtaataaacaaatttaattgtaaacaaataggtattggaatataatatatatggaattcaaatATGTAccgaatataatataatggaggttttccattcatatataatagctctgcatctctctctttatggctataaatacaagagaaACCCagtcaaccaccaccaccaattttCATCTctgttgtttttcgtttgtgaaagcatcaatgtacatgggaagaaccacccttctccatagaagtgtgacatatttaccatttttttttactgttcttaacttatctttttttttttgttacattcATTGCAcgttcttatattttgcaatcacaagcgctgggttaattgttggtagcttcaattgcTGAAAGttaagctaatttgtcaaataactacaacttttattctcactattaactattctttttttaattgatttttttaactattcttttatatttgaaatcttatatttccagctctcttgatcctttaattacaaatgcagatattttgagcctaataagcaatgtgatgtAGGATAGTGTATTTGTTtagagatgtgaaagttgagaagcaattaataaaatttccTGTTGAAATCCTAGACGtttatgtttttgggcattaaagatttcaaattttaaatttgtgtgaattatttaaatcttaactaaaaattaaacggcacgaaatttaggccatttgaataagtaaattaatattaatatttgattggaaattgaacgaaaaaagaaatgaatttatttcgacaattaaattattataattatattaatcatattaatatttatgaaggaaaaagaaaatgaatatattaatatttcattagaaatataattggcaattatatttttataattatattatttattaattatatagaaatgaatattaaaatctttttatgaatgaaaaatgaaataaatattacacacgggaatctgctattaatattatgttactaatgttactaattggtACAGGAATCAGAccaaatgaaaaaggagattaataataaaaattcactataaatatagcatagctttccctatgcaaaaattagtaaccaccaaatgaaatattaggaaaaaaatggaaatgaatatttattccttttacaaaggaaaaaggaaatgaatatattcatatttcactagaaatataatcgacaattatatcataattataattatattaattatttagaaggaaaaacaaaatgaatttattaatatttcactgaaaatattataaaggtgtcgttgatcaaattaattagtacacgtgtgacatgaacactgcagaaggtcgaacatatttaatatataataataatattttttgtatatacgaattgatattcttgttaatgaaaaatacttaatttagtgtaattgactaataataattgcctaataattattatggtaattaaactaaatattggtcgttgaatttatttttatactccgtaataattaaagttacattatttctcattttccatatttatttttgtaataatataattacttaaattatattaaatatcgTTCTTTTATAGATAATTGTAaccaaacaagtcatatattattcaattaattgacagaaacttttgcactaatcttataatcaaataaatgtacatgttcaatattatattttttttaaataattgtatctttaattttattatctaaataaataaaaaaaattatccgtgaatcgcacgggtaattggacaattatttactctaattcaagcaaagaaaacaatagaaaacataatcaataataatttatataattgtatatcgatccaaatattcttaaaatattataacaaattcattccgtgcaacgcacaggcgaaaatactagtttacaataaaaatatgaaaattgagATGGCTTGATGGTAAAGATCTTGAGATGAAGAATTAAGGGATTGTGTTCAAATCTCTACAAGAACAAAaagaattttccttttttgctaaagaaaataaataccaTTCCCaacttaataattattttccttagtCAAAAATCAGGGTATTACAAAATGGGAGTGGGAACAATGGTGGAGGCGGCAAGGATCAGACTGTCAAGCCGGGACTGCAGCATGAGTAGGACACAAGCCGAGGGCTGCATTAGGGAGGACGGCAATGAGGACGCAAGTATCTTCTTAGTGCatctctttctcttttttcGTCTAACGTAAGTTAATTCAGAAGCTTCGAATTATGTTATTGGCCTTGTTAGTAAGCCGAGTATAGCGCGTAGTACCAAATATGAATTGCATGATTGCCAAGTACCAAATATGAATTGTATGATTGCCAAGTACCAAATATGAATTGCATGATTTAAGGTGGTTGTGTGTTCAAACATAGTAATAGTATGCGAGCCTAAATCCAAGAATAATATTTAAAGGGGATGCAATTTTATTCGTAAGAAGTACCCGATTGTATTTGGGGGATGTGACTATATTGTTTATGCTTTACTTGGCTTATTGGTGGATTATGTGGTGGACTTGTGTGTTGTGGATTGGACTTTCCTTTGCCTCTATCCAATTATCTAAATACTTTTGAGAGAGCTTGCACTTGTGACGTTTTTTTGTTAAGTATCGTGGTTGTGTCTCTTCATGCTACTTATTGAGTTTTGAACTTCGTTGCGATTTTATATCCCTTCTCGTGTTATTCTTGTGATCATTGCTATTGTGGAATATGAGTCTTTTGAAAAACATTCTTTACTCTTTAGAGTTGACTAGTGGGTGAgtatatatgctatatatatgtcAATCTCAAAACCTATGGTGgatattaaatatatactatGTAGTTTTACGTGTTGGAGTGGGGCTTACTTAGCAATATTCGCTAGTTATTTTTAACTTATGATTTTAGGTATGGAGTAGAGCCTGTCGAGAGCGCGATAACATACCCTTTAGTTCTATTTCCTCTCTTAGCTAGTTTGAGTTATCTTTTGAGACAATGTTTAGACTTGTGATGAAATAACTTTTTAGTCTTTTGGATTATATGGTTGTTGAGATTTGATTATGAAGACTTTGGCCTTAGCACCTAGTTTGATGTAATCTAGGTGTGGCATAACATCCCTTGGTAGTTTAAATTATGCTCCCGCTGTTGTTTTATTGAACTATCAATCTTTTGGGTAAATTCTAGACCTTTCTTTGCATCAATTATGCCTAATATTTTGGGGATATTacaatgacgcaccttaagtgaaGAACTTATGCAACTTAATTAAGTGTATAACTGACACGTCTTAAATGTttaaatggcgcaccttaagtgttataAAAGGACTTACCTAAAACTTTgaaaagacgcaccttaagctttagaatgacgcaccttaagtttcactAAATAACGCACATTAAGTTCTCAAGTGTataactgatgcaccttaagtgttaaattgGCACAATTTAAGTATTaaaacgacgcaccttaagcacagaaaatacgcactttaagtttctaacaatatgcaaaatgaccaaaatgccATCACATTTTTTAAATCTGTGTTCATCCTAGACGTTGATTTTAGAAAGATTAGTGGTTATCATTCATCCACATGTTTCACCTGGACATCTCCTCCGCATTTGATCACTATTATATGCGGAGGAGGTGTCCAGCTGAAACATGCGGATGAATGAtagtcattgatcttgccaatATCAACGTTTAGGATGAACACAGATTAAAAAATGTTGTggcattttgatcattttgcgtattgttgaaacttaagatgcgtattttttgtacttaaggtgcgttgttttaatACGTAAGGTGAGCCAATtcaacacttaaggtgcgtccgTTATACACTtgaaaacttaaggtgcattatttgttgaaacttaaggtgcgtcattctacaacttaaggtgcgttttttcAAAACTTAAGGTCCGTccttttaacacttaaggtgcactatttaatcatttaaggtgcgtcagttataCATTTAAGTTGCATAAGTTCTCCATTTAAGGTGTGACATTCTagtacttaaggtgcgcgatTTTACTATTTAAGGTGTGTCTTTGTAACACTTAAAGTGTGCCATTTTTAACACTGAATGTGCGTCATtttacacttaaggtgcgtcattctaacacttaaggtgtgtctTTGTAACACTTAAGATGCGCCATTTTTACACTTTGCTTCTTTCTTCTCAGGAAGCgccttttttttaatatttaaattttcattgatttgaaccgttgatctagatttgataaACAACTCAGATCTCACAACATGTTTTACCTGAGACCTGTTTCGCATTAGatctcatccatatatatatatatatatatatatatatatatatatataatagccaTAAGAAGAGCAGTAAATGCACTTAGGCCACAATTCCCGCCCAACAAGAAACGGTGACGTTTTGTTGCACAAAAAATGCCGTTCGAATTAGCCAACTTAGCGCAGTTAATGCACTGGCAGTCGAACTATGAAAGGTAACAACGTTAATTAATCGTTTGTTTTACACCATGGTGTTTTAAAAAAGGTAACGACACCATGATTAGAGTTCTTTGGGAAATCGAATCGTTTACAACGATTCGGCAATCGAGGACACTTCATTTATATAGCACCGGGAATGAAAAAACAATTATTCAGTGTGTAGAACTCTACCAGTTTCAAACTTATAGTTCGGATTTGGGATCACATTATATATTACAGCTTCATTAGAATCGCTAAATCAATCTCAACATCCAAAACTGAGATCCATTCGCATTTAACTTCAGTCGAATATGGGGATGTACTCTCTGGCTAGCGAATTGTCTACCTTCAAGAACCGAAGTGCAATAAAGGTTAGAGTTATTCGTAGCTACCTGGTACGGGAAAAGAAAGGTTCTTCTGACATAAAGAGTCAAGAATTGGTCTTACACGACCCAGAGGTATGTGTTTTTGCCTCTTAATCTGCATGTCTATTTTTGCGTCTTAATCTGCATAGAATAGAATTAGGCATATTAGTCATACGTATGTACTGcagaaataatatttgatacaTTCTCTATTGCAAATGCTAATAACATGACTAATTGATAGGGAGCTGTCATTCATGCAACTATACCAGCAAAGATTGTTCCAAAGTTTATCCACAGTTTTGTAGAAGGCAAAGTGTATGGTATCAAGAACTTTTACGTTGTTTCAAACTGGCATACCTACAAGACTAGCATGCACGAATATATGATGCAATTCAATCATGAAACGATTTTCAAAGAATTGAGGTCAGAGAATTTCCATTGGTACATGTACAGACTGAGGTCTTTTGATAGTTTGAAAGGTAATTCAGAATTAAATGAGAAAGAGCTCATTGGTAAGATTTCTAGCCTaacaatattctttttaattcaTTCGTATTTCTCATGGCAGGCTGTTaggtttatatttttttcagtcaagttatttcaaattttctgaattattgaATAGATATCATTGGTCGGGTTGTTGAAGTTTATGGAcctcaagaaaaaaatattggtgGAAATAATGCTAGGCTCATAGACTTTGTGCTTGAGGATGCCCAGTAAGTATAAAACTTCAGCATCCAACTGTTATATTATTTACAAACAAATAGTTATGTATTCAAAGTGTCTGTAAACTTATTTGTATGCCTTTGCAATGTGTGTTTAAACAAACAGTGGTAAAAAGTTAACCTGCACATTTTGGGGCGACCACGTTTCCAAGATTCAGCATTTATATGAAGCTCCTTCCAAAGATCTTGTGATAGTTCTGATACAATTCTGTAGGATAAAAAGAGGGCTCAAAGGTTAGTCAAATCAGGATTTACAATTCTGCACATAAGCATTCTCAAGAAATTAAATCCccgattcatttttttttatgttttctttcagATGGTGAGGTCAAAATCTGCTCATCTTATGATGTAACTCAAGTCCTTTTCAATCTGGACTATCCGGAATTTATCAACTTCAGGGATAGGTATGTGTATGTTATCATAGATAATTACTGCATTCTGTTATTTCTTTACATGTACTCAACTTCATCATTACTACTATATTTGAATTACAGTCTTACGGACATAGGATATCAAACACCGATGAGAAGTATAGCTTCCCTGTCCAGTTTTAGTTTTACAAACACTATGGATGAATCCAGCAGTAAGTCTATGGAACTAATCACCATAAATGAGATCTATGACAATGATAAGGTAATAAATCATTCTAAATTACCTTTGTTTTTTTCACAACTATGTATTAACTCTGTTATGTGTCAATGCAGTATGGAGATTTCTGGGTTGCCACAAGGATACAGGGTATTGTTAATCCGACTGATTGGTTTTATAGCTCCTGTAGGAAGCCTGGATGCtacaaaaaacttaaaatttctGAAGGAGTCAATAAGTGTTTCAAGTGTTTTCAGATTTGGGAAATTGGTATTTTAAGGTATAAGATTACACTGCGTGTTGTGGACATAAAGGGTAATGCTTCATTTTTACTATGGGATAGGGAGTGCCAGGAGTTGATAGGAATTCCAGCAACAGAGCTATATGAAAAGAGTAATAAGGTaagttatgtttttttattttttaaatatgtactATTTATTTGAACTAATTTTCACTAATTCCTATCTGTTTTTACAGACCAATCAGCCATTACAGCAGATCACAGAGTTGGTAGGCAAGACTTTGTTGTTTCAGATTACAACAAAGTCAGATCACACATCCCACCGTAACACTCCATTTCCTGTGCTGAGGATAAACAATGACCCACAGGTTCTGAAAGAACATTGTAGTCAATTGCTGCAATTGCAAGATAATGAATGCAACTCTAACATGCAAATAAGTCTGGGTGATGATGATTTTTTGGAGGTATGACGTAATGATTCATTTCTAAAGCTTAATAAACGTTGTCACATTACAAATAGAATAGAGGTACTTACATTGAATTTTCATTGTAGGGTATTTTAAGTGATGAAGCTGAAAGTCCCATAGCAAGTATGCCTCCTGTAGCTGTTGGTGATGCAACTGAGGGACCTGTCAAGAGGTGCTTGCTAGATCAATTTTCATCAACACAGAGTGGCAAGAAGCATAAAGAGACCAAAGTGAAGTTAGAGAAAATAGATTGACTGTATGCCAAGACAATTGCTGAGAAACTGAGAAAATATGGAAGATTGCTTTGTGTTTTGATACTTGGCAGTACTTTTGTCATTTTAATTCTGTACTAAATTGTGTCCTTTTTTGGCTGATGGGTACTGTATTCAAGGACAATCTTGCACTCTACTTTTGGGCACAGGACATGTGTCAAATTCACTTCTTAACTCTTGGGGATGCTGTGATTTTCATTTACTGGGACATAGAGATATTATATGCATAGTATTATGATGTTTTGTGTGCAGGTATCTAGCAAGCAAGAGAACCGAGGAAAAACACTATGGATATCATAGGAGATTGCATCCATGAATTACATGTAGTATGGAGCATGGAGCATGGAGAATGAATTTGCCACACAAGGTATTGTGTGCCATAGTCAAGTCCAATTTCGATCACACAATTTAATGATAGCAAGCCACAGTCAAGTCCAATTTCGATCACACAACAAATAGTTACAGAACTtagtatttgttcatttttGGTGCAAATGTAGTTTGAGAATAAAAAGAGTATGTTTAGTTAGTTGTGTAATTTGTACAGTCTTTTACGCAAGTGTAATTTATAGTCATCTATAACTATAACAACTTTTCAAATCTTTTTAAAACATTAGTAATACTAAAATATAGTTTGAGATCATTATCTTAGGTTAGTAACAACCAgaatatttaaacataaaaattttttaaagaagttTGAAACATTAGTAGTAGCAAAGAATATTTAAGAATATCAACACTTTAAGATACTTGCATGAATCAacactttaatatttaattgtaatctttttttatgtaaatattcAAAGTTTCCTTTAAGATACTTTTCTTAAGCAATTTAGTAACAACAAGAGTATTTAAACACTTAAACAACGACATGGTAATTTTCAGATCTAAACAGAAAAAGATCGACATCAGTAATAGCAATTGTTGAGATTGATTGACTTACCATTATTTTCATGTTTGGATCTTTCCACAACTGCTTTGCCCCTGCTTCAAGTAAACAACTCTATAAATGGCTTACAGTTCAGTTAGCTAAGAAGACACTACTCAATTCAATATCATTTCGTCATTGGCCAAACCTACATTTATCAATGAAGTAAATACAGAAAACTTCTTTAATAAATCGTATAGCATATAATAACAGTTATGGCAATACACATGCAGATTAATAAGTACAAGATTTAGGTAAAATGAGTCACTTATATTAGCTAAGTAAGTCCAGTGTAGACTTGAATTCATTTTTGCATCTTTCAGAAGCCTTCTTGCCATGCCTGTTATACTGTAATGGCTCCCCACTTAGCTTGTGATAGATGACCAATGGAAACTGGCAGCACTAATACTCCAGGTCAAAGTTTGTCTCAGGCAGCAAACCCAGAATTTCTTAGTGTTGTCATTGGATAAATTACAACTAAACTACTCCACAAAGTACTATACTTGAGATAGTACtcaaacattaaaacaaaaaacatagcATCCAAAACATAATCATTAGGCATCAAAATATCATTTCATCATTTGCCAAACCTACATTATACATATTAGTCAAAACAAGAAAACTGATATAATAAtcctacacccaaaaaaaaaaaagattgcaaACTGACACTACTGACTCAAAATTAACAGATGATATACATTTGCAGATTTAGCATATACTAGaagttttaaattcattttactATAATGCTAGAAACATTAATTACTTCAAAGACTCTTAGTATTCCAATAGTCTAATAGATACCAGTGCTTACATAAAGGCTACCAAAAC of Ipomoea triloba cultivar NCNSP0323 chromosome 3, ASM357664v1 contains these proteins:
- the LOC116013149 gene encoding uncharacterized protein LOC116013149, with amino-acid sequence MGMYSLASELSTFKNRSAIKVRVIRSYLVREKKGSSDIKSQELVLHDPEGAVIHATIPAKIVPKFIHSFVEGKVYGIKNFYVVSNWHTYKTSMHEYMMQFNHETIFKELRSENFHWYMYRLRSFDSLKGNSELNEKELIDIIGRVVEVYGPQEKNIGGNNARLIDFVLEDAHGKKLTCTFWGDHVSKIQHLYEAPSKDLVIVLIQFCRIKRGLKDGEVKICSSYDVTQVLFNLDYPEFINFRDSLTDIGYQTPMRSIASLSSFSFTNTMDESSSKSMELITINEIYDNDKYGDFWVATRIQGIVNPTDWFYSSCRKPGCYKKLKISEGVNKCFKCFQIWEIGILRYKITLRVVDIKGNASFLLWDRECQELIGIPATELYEKSNKTNQPLQQITELVGKTLLFQITTKSDHTSHRNTPFPVLRINNDPQVLKEHCSQLLQLQDNECNSNMQISLGDDDFLEGILSDEAESPIASMPPVAVGDATEGPVKRCLLDQFSSTQSGKKHKETKVKYLASKRTEEKHYGYHRRLHP